One window of Ailuropoda melanoleuca isolate Jingjing chromosome 3, ASM200744v2, whole genome shotgun sequence genomic DNA carries:
- the LOC100467289 gene encoding mitochondrial ornithine transporter 2, with protein sequence MKSNPAIQAAIDLTAGAVGGTACVLTGQPFDTVKVKMQTFPGLYKGLTDCCLKTYSQVGLRGFYKGTGPALMAYVAENSVLFMCYGFCQELVRKVVGLDKQAKLSDLQTATAGSFASAFAALALCPTELVKCRLQTMYEMEMSGKIAKSQDTIWSVVKSILRKEGPLGFYQGLSSTLLQEVPGYFFFFGGYELSRSFFASGRSKDELGPVPLMLSGGIAGICLWLVIYPVDCIKSRIQVLSMSGKQAGFLATLTSIVKNEGIAALYSGLTATMIRAVPANGSLFLAYEYSRRMMMSQFEAY encoded by the coding sequence ATGAAGTCCAATCCTGCCATCCAAGCCGCCATCGACCTGACAGCGGGCGCGGTGGGGGGCACGGCTTGTGTCCTGACCGGGCAGCCTTTCGACACAGTGAAAGTGAAGATGCAGACGTTCCCCGGCCTGTACAAGGGCCTCACCGACTGCTGCCTGAAAACGTACTCCCAAGTGGGCCTGCGGGGCTTCTACAAAGGAACCGGCCCTGCGCTGATGGCCTACGTCGCCGAGAACTCTGTCCTCTTCATGTGCTATGGCTTCTGCCAAGAGCTGGTGAGGAAGGTGGTTGGACTGGACAAGCAGGCGAAGCTGAGTGATCTGCAGACGGCCACTGCGGGTTCCTTCGCCTCGGCGTTTGCTGCGCTGGCCCTGTGCCCCACTGAGCTTGTGAAGTGCCGGCTACAGACCATGTACGAAATGGAGATGTCAGGGAAAATAGCAAAAAGCCAAGATACAATCTGGTCCGTCGTGAAGAGTATCCTTAGAAAGGAAGGCCCCTTGGGCTTCTACCAAGGACTCTCGAGCACCCTCCTTCAAGAGGTACCAGGCTATTTCTTCTTCTTCGGTGGCTATGAACTGAGTAGATCATTTTTTGCCTCAGGGAGATCAAAAGATGAACTAGGCCCTGTCCCTTTGATGTTAAGTGGTGGAATTGCTGGAATTTGTCTTTGGCTTGTCATATACCCGGTGGATTGTATCAAATCCAGAATTCAGGTTCTTTCCATGTCTGGGAAACAGGCTGGGTTTCTGGCAACTCTTACAAGTATTGTGAAAAATGAAGGAATAGCAGCCTTATATTCTGGACTGACAGCTACTATGATTCGAGCAGTCCCTGCCAATGGGTCACTGTTTTTGGCTTATGAATATAGCAGGAGAATGATGATGAGCCAGTTTGAAGCATACTGA